The nucleotide sequence CCACCACCACTAATTTGGCGTTAGTTCTTGCTACTTGTTCGCAAATCAAAGCAACGCAGCCATCGATAAGTACTTGTTCTGCCAATTCACCATAAGGCAGGCGGGCATTATCAAATACATAGAGATAGTTCTCGCTTGGGAGTAATCGCTGAATTTCAGCAAGTACCGATAAGCCACCAATACCGGAGTCGAACACTAAAATAGGTTGAGACAAAGTAGGTTCCAGATATTTGCACAAGACGGTGATTTTCCCACAGCAATCCATAAAGCGCAAAAGCCGATACTGGACAAGTTCGTCAGCTAGTATACTATTTGCGCCCCAATATTATGTCTATGGTACCACCTTATGAATTTTGCCGCGCTCGATCCAGCCAGCTACCAAACACAACTCGATGATAAAATTAAGCAGCTGTCGGCTGATTTCGCAGAATTCTCACCACCACAGATCCAAGCATTTGCTTCTGCACCGGCTCATTACCGTATGCGCGCCGAGTTTCGCGTATGGCATGAAGGTGAAGACCTGTATTACTACATGTTTGATAACGAAACCCAGCAAAAAGTAAGATGCGATCAGTTCTTACCCGCCAGCAAGCTGATTAATGACATGATGTTGGCGCTGATGGCTGAATTACGCCCGAATAAAGCTTTACGTCATAAGCTCTTTCAAGTGGATTTCCTTTCCACGGTTAGCGGCGAAATTTTGGTATCTCTGCTTTATCATCGCCAGCTTGATAGCGAATGGCAGCAAGAGGCTGAAGCCCTAAAAGCCAGATTAGGGCAGCAATTTAACGTCAACTTGATTGGCCGTGCCCGCAAACAGAAAATCACTTTAGATAAAGATTTTGTGGTTGAAGCCATAGAAGTCAAAGGCAAGGTATTAAAGTACAAGCAAATCGAGAATAGCTTTACTCAACCTAACGCTGGCGTATCAGTGCACATGTTGGAGTGGGCAATTGATGTGACTCAAGATAGCCAAGGCGATTTATTAGAGCTGTATTGCGGTAACGGTAACTTCTCAATCGCATTAGCCCCAAACTTTAATCGGGTATTAGCCACTGAGCTTGCTAAACCGTCTGTGGATTCAGCGCAGTACAATATCGCCATCAACAACATAGATAACCTGCAAATTATCCGTATGTCGGCTGAAGATTTTAGCGAAGCTATGAATCACGGCCGTCAATTCACGCGCTTAAAGGATATCGATCTTAAGAGTTATCAGTGCAACACCATATTTGTTGACCCCCCACGGGCGGGCCTAGATCCAGATACGGTAGCATTAGTGCAAGGGTATGAGCGCATTTTGTATATTTCATGCAATCCAGACACCTTAAAAGATAACCTGAAAGTGCTGACCCAAACCCATGACGTTAAACAGTTTGCCCTGTTCGATCAGTTCCCATATACCCACCATAAAGAATGTGGCGTGTTATTGGTGCGCAAATCTGCCTAATCGAAACTAGCGTAAACATTAAAACACCATAAAAAGGAGCCCTACGGCTCCTTTTATACAGCAGTACCTGTAATTCTAAGCTGCAGCATTTCGGCGCCTTTGGCGACCATACGCAGTTGCATCACCAATTGCTCGGCCAAGATTTTACGCTCGACTCGCTTCATATCTAAGGCCGCAGCGCCAGCATTAAACACCAGCGTCACTAAAGCTTCCGCTTGAGCGCGGGCTAAATCAGGAGAACGACCAGTGGACGCTTCAATATAATGCGTCAGTTCAGAAATAAAGTGCTCGATTTCGCGGGCTACCGCGGCTCTAAAAGCTGCCGAAGTGCCTGAGCGTTCATGCAGCAAAATACGAAACACGTTAGGGTTAGAATCCAGCACTTCCATAAAGGTTTCCACTGAAATTCGGATAACACTGCCACCCGCTTCAGCGCGCTGGCGCCCTTTGCGCATCATCTGGCGCAAGGTTAAGCCGCCCTCATCCACCATGGTCAGACCTAATTCATTCATGTCTTTAAAGTGGCGATAGAAAGAAGTGGGCGCAATATTGGCCTCACGAGCGACTTCACGCAAACTCAAGCTAGAAAAACTCCGCTCCGCACTTAATTGATTAAATGCGGCATCCACTAATGCTCGCCGTGTCTTCTCTTTTTGCTGCGCGCGGATCCCCATGCTGTCTTCCATATTGAGATTGATTTAGCGAATGATACCGTTTTTATTGAGTAAACACAGCCCTCAGTCTTGACCGAAAATCGAACAAAGGCTAAATTAGCTTACAGATGTACGCTCATTTAACATGGAAGCCTTGATGCGCAAACCCCCGATTATTTGGACCAATGTTCTAATCTTCTCAATCACTTTCGCCATTGCCTTTATTTTCGTTCCTTGGCGTGCCATCATCCATGGCTTCGATGGTATGGAATGGCTGGCATTTATCGTGCTGGCATTTTTCAGTGGTTTATCTATTACTGCGGGCTATCACAGACTCTGGTCCCACAAGACTTATAAAGTTCACCCAGTCATCCGCGTGATTTACGCTCTCGGCGGGGCGCTGGCCTTACAAAACAGTGCATTACATTGGTGCAGCGATCATCGCATTCATCATAAGCATGTCGATAATAATGATAGAGACCCCTATTCCGCCAAAATGGGCTTTTGGTACAGCCACATAGGTTGGATGCTACGGGAATACCAACACCAGCGTTATCATGACTACAGCAACGTCAAAGACTTGCAAAATGATGCGATAGTCATGTGGCAACATAAGCATTATGTCAGCCTGTTATTGGTGATGAACCTTGGCCTGCCTTTGTTCTTGGGCTGGCTCAATGGCGACATGCTCTCTATGTTGCTCATGGCTGGTTTCTTACGTTTAGTGGTAGTGCACCACTGCACCTTCTTCATTAACTCGCTGGCCCACATTTGGGGCAAACAGCCATATACAGATAAAAATACCGCGCGGGATAATGGTTTAATCGCGCTGTTAACTTATGGCGAGGGTTACCATAATTTTCATCACATCTTTGAATATGATTATCGCAATGGCATTCACTGGTGGCAGTACGATCCCACTAAGTGGTTGATTAAGCTATTTTCATATTGTGGTCTGGCTAAAGATCTGCGCCAAGTACCGCAAGAGCGCATTGAAACCGCCAAGTTAGAAATGCAGCTGAAGCAGGCGCAAACTCAGCTAGCCAAATTGCCGAATGGCGAAGTGTGGATGAGCAAGCTTGATAATGAGTATGAAGATATAAAACAAGCACTTATCGCATACTACCAAGCAAAGAAAGCCTTGCTGGACGCTAAACGGCAAACCCTCAGCTATTGCGATTTAAAGCAAGAGGTTGCCGAACTGCGGATTAATTTGACGCATAAATTTAAGCATTGGCAGCGGGTGACGCGGGAGCTTCCTTTCTAACCACAGACCTTGTGCTAGGCCGCTTATTTACAAGCCTAAGTTGCATGACGCCTATATCTGGCTATTATGTTCGACATAATATTCCGCTTACAGGTGTCTGCAATGGCAAGTAATATCAAATTAACCGAATATAGCCATGGAGCTGGTTGCGGTTGCAAAATCTCTCCTAAAGTTCTGAGCACCATTTTAGGCTCGCAACTCCCTGAATTTAAAGATCCTAACTTGTTAGTTGGTAATCAAAGTCGTGATGATGCCGCAGTTTATCGTTTAAATGATGAAACCGGCATTATCAGCACTACCGACTTCTTCATGCCGATTGTCGATGACCCTTTTACCTTCGGCCGCATTGCTGCCACTAACGCCATCAGTGATATTTATGCCATGGGTGGCACACCTATCATGGCGATTGCGATTTTAGGTTGGCCAGTGAATAAGCTCAGCGCGGAAGTTGCCCAGCAAGTTGTTGATGGCGGACGTCAAGCCTGCGCCGATGCGGGTATTGTTCTTGCCGGTGGCCACAGCATTGATGCTCCTGAGCCTATTTTTGGTTTAGCGGTTACTGGTCAAATCCCATTAACTGAATTAAAGCAAAACAATACCGCGCAAGCGGGCGATCGCTTATATCTGACTAAGCCGATTGGTGTGGGCATTTTAACCACAGCGCAGAAGCAAAAGAAATTGGCCGATGAAGACTTACATATAGCGCCAGAAGCTATGTGCCAGTTAAACAAGGTTGGCGCCAAGATAGCTAAAATCAGCAGCGTAAATGCCATGACAGATGTCACTGGCTTTGGTCTTGCGGGTCACTTACTAGAAATGTGTCACGGCGCCAATGTTAGCGCGCAAATTGATATGGCGGCATTGCCTTTGCTGACTAAGACCCAACATTATTTGGATCTTGGCTGCATTCCTGGTGGCACCCATCGCAACTTTGATAGCTATGGTGAGCATTTACCAAGCCTGACTGAGCAGCAAAAAGCACTGCTGTGCGATCCACAAACCAGTGGCGGCTTGTTAGTAGCAGTCTCAGCAGAAGGCGAAGCTGAACTGATTAACTTACTGACCGCAGAAGGCATTGCTCCTATCTGTATCGGCAGCTTACTGCCAGCAGACAGCGCGACCACGACTGTGGAGCTCAAATAATGAGTCAAGTCATTCCAGCGAGTCAGTACCGGGATATTTTCCTCGAGGACCGACCGCTGATTGATACTCGGGCTCCGATTGAATTCATCAAAGGCGCATTCCCAAGCTCAGTCAATTTAGTCTTGATGAGCGATGGCGAGCGCCATAAAGTCGGTACTTGCTATAAAGAACAAGGCCCGGAGGCTGCGCTCGCTCTCGGCCATGAACTGGTCAGAGGCAAGCTCAAGCAGCAGCGCGTTGATGCGTGGCTGGATTTTATCAAGGCCAATCCCAATGCCTACATCAACTGTTTTCGTGGCGGCCAACGCTCACGCATTACTCAGCAGTGGATAAAAGATGCTGGGGTGGATGTTGCTTATGTTGAAGGTGGCTATAAGGCCATGCGCCAATATTTGATTGGTGTCATCGATAGTGTGCCACAGCAGTCTATGCAGATATTAAGCGGCATTACAGGTTCAGGTAAGACAGATTTTTTACTGCAGCGCCAAGAAGCGGTTGATCTTGAAGGCATAGCTAATCACAGAGGTTCAAGCTTCGGTAAGAAGCATGAACCGCAGCCAACTCAGATTAATTTTGAGAACAACTTAGCTGTGGCGCTATTAAAGCATCAACAGCGCGCTTGCTCATCACTCTTACTGGAAGATGAAAGCTTTTTGATTGGCCGCTCGGCTATCCCACAAAGCTTTTATGAAAAGATGCAGCAAGCCGATGTATTAGTGCTGGAAGAATGTCAGGATGCGCGCTTACAACGCTTACTTAATGACTACGTGCATATCATGCACCAAGGTTACGTTGAGCGTTTAGGTGAAGAGCAAGGCTTTATCGCCTTTAGCGCCTATCTTGAGCAAAGTATTACTGGCATTAAAAAGCGCTTAGGCGGCAAGCAATATGCTGAGTTCCAGCAGATTATTGCTAGCGCCTTAGATTTACAGCTGTCACGCAATGATACCTCTGGGCATTTAGCCTGGATTTCCTTACTGCTCGATATCTATTACGACCCTATGTATCAATATCAGCTGCAAGAAAAGGCGCCGCGAGTTAAATTCAAAGGCAGCCATGCGGATATGCATCAGTGGCTCGATGAACAAGCCAAATAAACACTAACGCCCTCATCTGAGGGCGTTATTTTTGCCGCTGTTTGCACTTATCTAGCGATTACTTCCGCGTAAATATCTCAGCGCCGCCCGTTTAAACTTGGGCTTAGTTAAACACAGTAAATAAATCACTGGCAGATTAAGCAGCGCAGTAATAGCAAACAGTTGCACAATGCTAAGTTCCAGCACTTGCAGCAACACAATCGCTACTAAGGCCGAGGCAATCATAAAGATGGCATTCAAAATATTATTCGCTGCTATCACTTGCGCGCGCTCCGATGGCCGCGCCTCCGCTTGAATGAAGCTATACAGCGGCACAATATAAATGCCGCCACTCAGCCCCACCATGAATAAATCCACCATTAAGCGCCAGTGACTGCTGCTTTGAATAAAGTAGCTCGCAACATACAACTCGCCATTAGCGAGTGGGGTTACGCCCTGCACTGCCCAGACTAAATCCAGCCCGAATACAGCTAAGCCCAAAAGGCCAATTGGCAATAAACCTAATTCAATCTGCCCTTTAGCAAGCTTGACGCACATAAATGAGCCACTAGCTATGCCAATGGAAAATAGCGCTAACAGTAATGACACCACCCCAGGATTGGCATGTAAAAATAAGCGGGTGAAATTCGGAAACTGAGTAAGATAAATGGCGCCCACAAACCAAAACCAGCTAATGCCAAGCACTGCCGTAAAGATATTGCTTTGCGCTTTAACGCTTTGTAATAAGCGCCAATAGCCTTGATGACTGTTAGCACTTGCCGCCGCTAATGGCGGTAAAGGCGCTATGGCTAAACTGGCTAACCAACCTATGGCGCCAAAGACAGCGACGGCGGATGCACTTAACACAGCAGCATGATTGCTTGCCATCATGATCCCAGCGCCAATAGTGCCAGCTAAAATCGCAAGAAAGGTGCCGACCTCCACCCAAGCATTGCCGCGCACTAATTCACTACTTGCCAGTGATTGCGGTAATAAGGCGTATTTTACTGGGCCAAAATAAGCCGATTGGGTGCCCATCAAAAACAGTAACACCAGCATCCACACATAGCTGTGGGTCATAATCGCCACAGCGCCAGCTAACATAAGCACTAGTTCTATGGCTTTAAGCCAGCGGATCAGCCACGCCTTATCATGGCCATCGGCGATATAGCCCGCATGGGCTGAAAACAACAAAAATGGCAGGATAAATAAGGCGGCCGCTAAATTCACAAAGACGTCGATAGGCATTGGCAAGTCGTTAATGCTGGCCCAAGCCACCATTAACAACAGGGTATTTTTAAAGACATTATCATTAAGGGCGCCAAGGCACTGCACGACAAAATAGGGAAAAAAACGTCGACTGAAAAACATCCGTGTATCCTTTAACGCGTGATGATAAGGACTTAAGTGAGCGTCAGCGCCATCACTAATCGCGCCTGCTCTGGGCCAAAATAGTCCTCCTCAAAGGCTATTTCCACAAACCCTTGGGCAGCGTACATGTGGCGCGCGGGGTTAGTGGGTGACACAGTTAATAAGATGCGCTCAACTCCAGCAGGCGCCTTAGCAATACCCGCATTAATTAGTTGCTTACCTATGCCGCGGCCTTGATAAGAGGTGGCGACGGCTAAGGATAAAATCCAATAATCTTTAGGATCCGATGCCCTCACCGCTAATTGATAACCGACTAAGTTAGCCTGCTCATCTTTTGCCAGCACTAGGCCATCATGCCAGCAATCAAACACTTGGCGAAAGAAAAAGTCAGGATAAGAATGATGGCCAAACACTTGCTGCTCTAGCGCAAAAATTGCTGCGAGATCCGATTTTTCGGCCACAGGTAAAAAAATATTCGTCACTTATTGCTCCTGCAATATTTCATCCCAAGGTAAAGACGGCATGCCTACTACGATGAAATTAGGGTTTTCCATGGTTTCTCTTTCGTTGTAACTCAAGGGTGACAAGCTGATATCCATGATTTGGCCACCCGCTTCTTCAACAATAATTTGCGCCGCACCTGTATCCCACTCACCTGTGGGACCAACTCGTACATAACAATCGGCGCGCCCTTCAGCCACTAAGCAAGCTTTAAGGGCGGCGCCGCCCATGACGACTAACTCACAATGATTAGGGTTAGAAAATAACTTAAGCACTGACTGCGGATCTTGGCGGCGACTCACGGCCAAGCACATATTGCTCTTTTGGCCTTGCGCTAGGGTGCGAGTTTGAATGCGGATTTCTTGATTGGCGGCGCGCTTATAAGCGCCAAGGCCAGCAATGGCGTAGTAACACACATCAGTCATAGGCACATACACTACCCCCATGATCGGGCGGTTATGTTCAACCAAAGCAATGATCACCGAGAAATCACCACTGCCAGCAATAAACTCGCCAGTGCCATCTAATGGGTCCACCAGCCAGTAACGCGGCCAGTGTTCACGCATTGATAGCGGAAGATGACTGTCTTCTTCAGAAATCACTGGAATATCAGGCGTTAACGCCTTAAGGCGAGTGGTAATTAACTGATGCGCAGCAAGGTCTGCCGAGGTCACTGGCGTGTTATCCAGTTTAGTTTGTTGCTCAAAACAGCCATCAAGATAGATAGCTTTGATTGTTGATGCCGCATCACTGGCTATCTCAATCACGGCTTCAAGCCATTGTTCTGGTTGCATGCTTACTCCAGTGGTTAAGGGCCAATGCAAAACCGCTTAACCTCACACAAAATAGGACGGGTTAATCTACTTGAGTATTAAGACTCATGGTTAAGATGCTTAAGCGCTAAAAATAAGGCGCTCACGCTTCTGGATTCGGTAAAGTCGGGATTGTCTAACAGCTGCTCCCACTGCGCCAATGGGCAAGTTTCTATTTCAATGGGCTCAGGCTCATCGCCTTCTAACTTGCTTGGGCTTAAGTCTTGCGCCAAAAAAATCTGCATCTTACTGGAAAAATAACCGGGCGCGAGGGATAGCTCTTTTAGCAAGGTTAAGCGCCCTGCTTGATAACCTATTTCTTCTTGCAACTCACGATTGGCAGCAGTAATAGCATCTTCACCAGGGTCAATTAAGCCCTTAGGGAAGCCTAGCTCATAATTATCTGTGCCAGCTGCATATTCTCGCCCCAGTAACAGCTCATCACCTAATATGGGAACGACCATTACGGCGCCGCGGCTGCCACCTGCCATGCGCTCATACACGCGCTCCACTTGATTAGAGAACTTAAGATGAATTTGCTCAATCTTAAACAAACGACTATGAGCAACGACTTGCCTATGGAGAATTTCTGGCTTTTGCCTTGAACTCATAGCGTCCTCTAATGAGCTGGGTAAATTGAGTTATCTTTTGCTAGCTAATCTTACTATGCTGCTGCTATTGCACAACTGAAAATATCTAGATCATCACAAAGGACACCTATGTTTCCATGGCAACAAATTGATACTGTGTTATTAGACATGGATGGTACCTTGCTTGACCTGCACTATGACAACTGCATTTGGCAGCAATTAGTACCGCAAGCCCTAAGCGCTAAACATCAAATATCGCTAACTGCAGCCCATGCCTTAGTTGATAACGCTTACCAGCAAGTGGCTGGAACATTAGATTGGTATTGCCTAGATTATTGGAGCAATGCTTTAGGCTTAGATATTTTAGCCCTGCATCATGAAGCCGCAGCAAAAATTCAATGGCGCCAAGACAGCTTACCTTTTTTAATAGCCTTAAAGCAGACCAATAAACGCCGAATCTTACTCACTAACGCGCATCCAGATAACTTAGCGCTCAAATTAGCCCACACCGGCTTAGGGACAGAGTTGGAGGGTCAGCTTTCAAGTCATAATACTGGCTTTGCAAAAGAGTGTCCTGAGTTTTGGCAATATGCCATTAAGGCGTTTGACTTGGTGCCAGAGCGCTGCCTATTTATTGATGACAGCCCCAGAATCTTAGCGGCAGCTAAGGCGGCGGGGATTGGTTTTCAGCTCGGAATTACTAATCCAGACTCCCACAAGGCGCCACAAATGATGACAGATTTTATGGCGATCAGTGATTATCAGGTATTACTGCCACCGCTACTTAGCGCCAATGGCTAGATACTGAGTCTGCGATAAGTGTTTGAATGGTTTGAATGAAATATTGATTTTGGTTTAAGACCTCTAGGCAAAGGGTTAGCCTTGCCTAGAGTCTCTACATGATTAAATTACAGCCCAGGAATGCGGCCATTAAATTTAAGCGGGTAATAACCCATATCATCGCTGCGGCCTAAGAAGCTCAAGGCTTTTTTAAGATCGCTTGGCATGGTATCTGTTTCACGTATCTTGGCATCTAGCACTAGTTGCATCTTGTCACCAACAACGGCAGTCCCAGAGATCCCAAGGCCATTGGTGGCTTCATCCATAGCTACTTGCACTTGGCCATCGGTGCAACTCATGGCCACTTGTAACTCACCTAATGGATACTTGCCAAACTGGTTATTAACTTGTAAGTCGGAGGCAAAGGCCTTGCCATCAAGCGCTTCGCACCAAGGCGTGCCTTGCTTAAAGCCTGCGAGCATCACAGTAATATCGCCCTGCGCTTCGGCGCGAAACGGCAAACGCGTATTACCTATTATCCATTTAAGTGGCGCTTCGATTCTGACATCTTTAAGGGCTAAGCCCGCCGCGCTATAACCCAGCCACGCCTTACCATTTACCGCTGAAGCGCGGTTACCTATGATGATTTCTGCCGCCGCTTGGCCTTTTAGTAATTGCGCGGGTAATAATTGCCAGCTCAAATTATCTAGTTGGCGACCATCGATATTCGCCTGCGCTATCTTGCCTGCCCACACACTACCGCTCACGCCTGAGAGCGAGATATTTTTGGGCAGCGTCAGCCAAGAAATAGCGACATTGGCTGGAAACAAGGTCACCATAAACACTAGATACAGCAGGACAAACACGACTAGTTTCTTAAGCACTTTCAAAGCATGTTCCTTATTGCGACAGCTGGATTCGACGCACCTGTACAACGCCAGGGGCATCTGTCTCATTGATATCTAAGCTATCAAGAGACAAGCCTTGCTCTTGCACTAGGTTATCGAGAAAACTCATTAAGGTATTAAAAGGCACATCATCCATCCACAATTGAATCGACTTACCTTGTGGCTGCATCCGGCTAATTTCAAGCTGGAAGTCGCCCGCGGTTTTAGTGACTATATTGCTGATGCTACCGCGATTGCCGCCCTTAGCACCCGCTTGTCGCAAGGCGGTGATTTGATTGGCCGTGGTTTTAACATACTGCAAATTTTGCTGCTGGGTGTGCAAACGCTGCTCGGCGTCTTGCAGAGCATTATTAATTGGACTCCATACACCCCAATAACCTATGCCGATGACTACCATAACCGCCGCCGCGGCGACCATTTGGCGCTCACGCTGCACGAGTGATTCCCACCAGTTCATTAAGCTCTGTTGCATTACATTCTCCTCAAGGTCAGGGTACTGGTCACCGACTGTTCCGCGCTATTCATGGCGCCGGCTTCAACCTTGAAATATTTACTGGCTAACTCGCGAAACTTCTCGATTTGCCCATAACTGCCGGCGGTGACTTGTAAGCGCAACTCACTGCGCTGACTATCAAACCGCAAACCACTCGGCTTAAGGGTTGGCACGGCCTTAAACACAGGTTCAAGCTCACTCAACATAGCAAATAGCTGGCCGCCACCGCCTTGGCCTTGCAATTTACGTAGCTCGCCACCGAGCTGATTACGCAAATTCACTATGCGGCTACTGCCTGGCACCATCTTGGTGAAAATGGTTTGAACTTGCTGCTCGACTTGCTCAGCCTGCTGATTCAGGCGATAAATCGACACGCCTTTATCCACTAAGAACAACACCAGCGCCAGCAGCACCATAGCCGCTACTGGGATCCACCGTTTTAAGGCGGCGCCATAGTGTTTTTGCGGCTTGTAAGCACCTGTGAGTAAGTTGCCAGTGGCACTGGCTATGCCTGAAACCAGCACTTGCATAGGTAATTCAAGGGGCTGCTCACGCATCTCGCAATTCGGTAACGCTAACTCAGTAAAGCAGGCTACAACTGGCGGCTCAGTTACTTTGGCAGTCAATTTAGCCCACGCCAAAGGTACCCAAGAGTTAGGTAATTCAAAGCCTAAGGCTTGATTGGTGCGCAGCAATAATTGATCGCCAAAGGCCATGGCACTCCAATTACAGCCATCCACCAATGGCAGGCATAAGCTATCGGCCAATAAGCTTCGCGCTGTAATGCCGGCATCTGTCAGCCAAGTGAGCCAAAGTTGCATTTGCTGATGACTTACGGCCACTACGCCAAGTAAATCACCATCACGAGCCGATGGCACAAAATGCATATCATCCACATTACCCGCTAGGTTTTCTTCCAGCATAAAAGGTAAGGCCTTTAGCGCCTGACGCTGACCTTTAAGCGGCAAATGCACTTGGGTCAAAGTTAAGCCCGCCGATGACACTAATACGTCAACGGGGCGATGAGCGGCATGCTCGCTAATAGTGGTTAACTGCGCAGGCGTTGCCAGAACACCAGAGGCGATCACTTCATTGACCGCGGCTGACCAAATCAACCAATGGCAAGGGCTCGCATCATCTATGCCTAGACGTATTATCAGGCGTTCACTCACGTTTATTCTCCACTCCTGCATTGGTGCAAGATTGTTATTTTTGTCCACCAAATTGACGGGCTATCACCGCCATCTTATTGCCGCTTTGTCGCTTAAATACTGTGTCCATTAAAAATACGGCATCATCGACCTTGGCCCCAGCCTGCAACAAGAAGTACTGGCTATCGACGACTATGCTCGACTTCATCACATCATTTTGCTGCAGATTAGACACTGAGCCTATCTCCCAAAACTCGGTTATCTTCTCAAAACCGCCATTGGGGCGCTGACCAATAATGTTTTGCGCCTCGCCCACAGAAATTTGATTGTCTAACATGGCAGCAAGCAATGGCGCTTGTTCTGCTTGCAAGGTATTAACGTTCAGTAACTGCCGATCATCGCCTGGAATGGCGCACACATAAGGCTGCAACTTCTGATAAATATCTTGGGTAAAGCCAATGACAGCTCGTAATTCACTGCGATGCTGCAATAGATTATTAGCAGCGCGATAAGGCACAGTTCGCGCTTCATATTCAGCATCTTCCGCGCCCGATGGGCTTACCATATCATCGGCATCCACATAATCTTTAAGGTTATGACTTAAACGTTCGGCGCTATATTCATCCATGCCTAACGCCACTAACAAGGCTTGAAACTGGCGAGTGGGCAAGGGCATTTTAGGCGCGCCGTTCTCAA is from Shewanella sp. SNU WT4 and encodes:
- the trmA gene encoding tRNA (uridine(54)-C5)-methyltransferase TrmA; amino-acid sequence: MNFAALDPASYQTQLDDKIKQLSADFAEFSPPQIQAFASAPAHYRMRAEFRVWHEGEDLYYYMFDNETQQKVRCDQFLPASKLINDMMLALMAELRPNKALRHKLFQVDFLSTVSGEILVSLLYHRQLDSEWQQEAEALKARLGQQFNVNLIGRARKQKITLDKDFVVEAIEVKGKVLKYKQIENSFTQPNAGVSVHMLEWAIDVTQDSQGDLLELYCGNGNFSIALAPNFNRVLATELAKPSVDSAQYNIAINNIDNLQIIRMSAEDFSEAMNHGRQFTRLKDIDLKSYQCNTIFVDPPRAGLDPDTVALVQGYERILYISCNPDTLKDNLKVLTQTHDVKQFALFDQFPYTHHKECGVLLVRKSA
- the fabR gene encoding HTH-type transcriptional repressor FabR gives rise to the protein MGIRAQQKEKTRRALVDAAFNQLSAERSFSSLSLREVAREANIAPTSFYRHFKDMNELGLTMVDEGGLTLRQMMRKGRQRAEAGGSVIRISVETFMEVLDSNPNVFRILLHERSGTSAAFRAAVAREIEHFISELTHYIEASTGRSPDLARAQAEALVTLVFNAGAAALDMKRVERKILAEQLVMQLRMVAKGAEMLQLRITGTAV
- a CDS encoding fatty acid desaturase, which encodes MRKPPIIWTNVLIFSITFAIAFIFVPWRAIIHGFDGMEWLAFIVLAFFSGLSITAGYHRLWSHKTYKVHPVIRVIYALGGALALQNSALHWCSDHRIHHKHVDNNDRDPYSAKMGFWYSHIGWMLREYQHQRYHDYSNVKDLQNDAIVMWQHKHYVSLLLVMNLGLPLFLGWLNGDMLSMLLMAGFLRLVVVHHCTFFINSLAHIWGKQPYTDKNTARDNGLIALLTYGEGYHNFHHIFEYDYRNGIHWWQYDPTKWLIKLFSYCGLAKDLRQVPQERIETAKLEMQLKQAQTQLAKLPNGEVWMSKLDNEYEDIKQALIAYYQAKKALLDAKRQTLSYCDLKQEVAELRINLTHKFKHWQRVTRELPF
- the selD gene encoding selenide, water dikinase SelD; amino-acid sequence: MASNIKLTEYSHGAGCGCKISPKVLSTILGSQLPEFKDPNLLVGNQSRDDAAVYRLNDETGIISTTDFFMPIVDDPFTFGRIAATNAISDIYAMGGTPIMAIAILGWPVNKLSAEVAQQVVDGGRQACADAGIVLAGGHSIDAPEPIFGLAVTGQIPLTELKQNNTAQAGDRLYLTKPIGVGILTTAQKQKKLADEDLHIAPEAMCQLNKVGAKIAKISSVNAMTDVTGFGLAGHLLEMCHGANVSAQIDMAALPLLTKTQHYLDLGCIPGGTHRNFDSYGEHLPSLTEQQKALLCDPQTSGGLLVAVSAEGEAELINLLTAEGIAPICIGSLLPADSATTTVELK
- the mnmH gene encoding tRNA 2-selenouridine(34) synthase MnmH, translated to MMSQVIPASQYRDIFLEDRPLIDTRAPIEFIKGAFPSSVNLVLMSDGERHKVGTCYKEQGPEAALALGHELVRGKLKQQRVDAWLDFIKANPNAYINCFRGGQRSRITQQWIKDAGVDVAYVEGGYKAMRQYLIGVIDSVPQQSMQILSGITGSGKTDFLLQRQEAVDLEGIANHRGSSFGKKHEPQPTQINFENNLAVALLKHQQRACSSLLLEDESFLIGRSAIPQSFYEKMQQADVLVLEECQDARLQRLLNDYVHIMHQGYVERLGEEQGFIAFSAYLEQSITGIKKRLGGKQYAEFQQIIASALDLQLSRNDTSGHLAWISLLLDIYYDPMYQYQLQEKAPRVKFKGSHADMHQWLDEQAK
- a CDS encoding MFS transporter, with product MFFSRRFFPYFVVQCLGALNDNVFKNTLLLMVAWASINDLPMPIDVFVNLAAALFILPFLLFSAHAGYIADGHDKAWLIRWLKAIELVLMLAGAVAIMTHSYVWMLVLLFLMGTQSAYFGPVKYALLPQSLASSELVRGNAWVEVGTFLAILAGTIGAGIMMASNHAAVLSASAVAVFGAIGWLASLAIAPLPPLAAASANSHQGYWRLLQSVKAQSNIFTAVLGISWFWFVGAIYLTQFPNFTRLFLHANPGVVSLLLALFSIGIASGSFMCVKLAKGQIELGLLPIGLLGLAVFGLDLVWAVQGVTPLANGELYVASYFIQSSSHWRLMVDLFMVGLSGGIYIVPLYSFIQAEARPSERAQVIAANNILNAIFMIASALVAIVLLQVLELSIVQLFAITALLNLPVIYLLCLTKPKFKRAALRYLRGSNR
- a CDS encoding N-acetyltransferase, translated to MTNIFLPVAEKSDLAAIFALEQQVFGHHSYPDFFFRQVFDCWHDGLVLAKDEQANLVGYQLAVRASDPKDYWILSLAVATSYQGRGIGKQLINAGIAKAPAGVERILLTVSPTNPARHMYAAQGFVEIAFEEDYFGPEQARLVMALTLT
- the cysQ gene encoding 3'(2'),5'-bisphosphate nucleotidase CysQ, with translation MQPEQWLEAVIEIASDAASTIKAIYLDGCFEQQTKLDNTPVTSADLAAHQLITTRLKALTPDIPVISEEDSHLPLSMREHWPRYWLVDPLDGTGEFIAGSGDFSVIIALVEHNRPIMGVVYVPMTDVCYYAIAGLGAYKRAANQEIRIQTRTLAQGQKSNMCLAVSRRQDPQSVLKLFSNPNHCELVVMGGAALKACLVAEGRADCYVRVGPTGEWDTGAAQIIVEEAGGQIMDISLSPLSYNERETMENPNFIVVGMPSLPWDEILQEQ